GCCGTAGTAATAAGCTGCCCGCAGCTAACTGCGCTCACTACCGGCGGCGAGCACCAGCTAAATGGCCAGCCGCACCGCGACAAGCTACCGCGTTGGGGTCCCAATACCCTGGTGCTGGTGCAGGGCTTCACGCAGGATAGCCTGCTGGTGCGCCAGGACCTGGCCGGGCGCGTGGAGCTGACCGGCAACCGCCTGGGCCTGCTGCGCGCTGTGGTCGGCCCTACCCCTGGCAGCCACGCCGGCCTCACGCTGACCGAAAATAACCACATTGCCGCCGCCAACCTGACCATCGGCCACCAAAGCGAGTTGACTATTGATAACGTGGATATTCCCAAGCTGCGCTACCAGTATGGCGACAGTGCGAAGGTGACGCTCACGGGCCGGGCGCTGCGCGGCGGCCTGCGCTGATTGGACCAAATGCGGGGGGTAGGGTGCCGGCTGGCCCGGTAGCTGGTGCCCTACCCCGCTGTTGCGCCGGCCGCCAGAGCTAGGCGCCCCGCCGGAAAGCGCTCTAAATCAGTATTTTGTAAATCTCTAAAAACAAAGTAATCGGTAGTCAAAAAGCTGGTTAAGGCCCGGCTGGTTACAGGCGGGCGATAGCCTGCTCGATACCCGCTGCCACGCAGCTTAGTGGCAGCCTTTCCTGCTCCAGCCGGGCATTGGTGCGTAGCAGGGTGTGGTAGAGCTGCTGCTCGGTCGGTGTGAGTTGGGGTAGCTCGGCGGGCTGAAAATCGCCGCCTTGCCCGCCGTGGTGGTGCGCGGCAAAGGTGGCCGTATCCATCAGCAGCGACTGGGCCGCCGGGTAGTACGCCCGCAGCCGGGCCAGTATCTGGAAACCATGTACGTCAATATCGCCCCAGTAAAGTACCTGTTTGGTAGTCAGCCAGTCGGCCCCGGCCAGCAGGCTCACCGCGAAGCCGCCGCCCCAGATGGCGACCGCATCCGACACGGGCGGGAAAGAGAGAAACGTCGTCAGGTTTTCGATAATAAATACCCGCTGGCTGGCCAGATTTAGCTGCCGAAACTCGCTGGCCCACAGGCTGCACTGCGACACGGCCGGGTGCAGCCGCTGCGCCGCATCCAGGAAGCGCAGCTTGATGCCGGGCTCTTCCAGTAGCAAATGAAAGCGCCGAAAAAAATCGGTTTCTTCCGCCCGCACGTGCTCTGGAACCAGCCAGTCTAGCAGCTGGCGCAAGGCCGATTGGTGCCGCTCAATGAACTTGGTAGGCAGCGCCAGCGGCAAGTTGCGCACGTATTGATTGGGCTGCGGGTGTTGCTGAAAATACTGGCACACCAGCAGCAAATCGGGCCATTCGGCGGCGTAGTCGAGCAGCAGGGGGGGTAGGGGGGGTAGCAGGAGCAGCGCGGGCACGGTAGCCGCCGTTAGGGCCGCGTTGCTTTCAAAAGCCGCGAACTCGGCCGCCTTATTTAGAAAGGATAGGTAGTCAGTTAGGGTTTCAAACTCAACGCGCTTGATTTCACTCTGGCCGGTTTTGCGGTTTAACTTGGTAGTGAGCCAGTATCCGTGGCCCGTGCGGTTTTTCGCGTGGGCTAGCAGCTCCCTTTGCTGGGCGTGAATGTGCTCGTGGCCCTGGCCGCGGTCCAGGGTTTTATCGGTCGGGATGAGTAGCGGGAACAGGACTTCGCCGGCCAGGTGCGCCCGCAGCACGCGGGGGTAGCGGCGCAGGGCCTTGGCGCGTAGCTCGGGCAGGCTAATCATGGGCGGCGGCTTCTTCGGCTTCCGATTCGGCCAGCAAGGCTTCTTTGCGCTCCCCGTAGCGCCCGATGGGCACGTCCACGACCACCGACTTGCGGGTGTCGGGCTTGCCCTTGGTTACCCAGTGAATGACTTCGACATCTTTTTCCAGCAGGGGTAGGGAGGTAAGCGGCGTCACCACCATTAGCTGCAAGCCCAGGCTGCGGCAGAGGTTGAGCAAATACTTCGACTTATCCTCATCAAGCTTGCTAAACGCCTCATCAATAACGATAAACCGAAACGAGCGGGCCACCTGCGCCGCGCGCCGCCCAATGCCGAACTGGTGCGCGATGGCCGCCCCCAGCACCGTGTAGGCCAGCTGCGCACCCTCGCCGCCCGAGAGGCTGCCCGAGCTTTCGTACACGCTTTTCAGGGTTTTATCGGCCCGGTAATACTCGCGGGCCTTGAAAGTAGACCAGTTGCGCACGTCGGTTACCTGCTGCCGCCACTTCTCGTTTTCCCTGGCTTGCAGCTCAGTAATGAAGGGCTGAATGTGCGCCACGAAATGCACTAGCTGCGCCTCCTTGGGGTCGGCGGTAAAATCCAGCAGCGTCAGGTCCGGCACCCAGCTTTTGAGCTGCTCTTCGCGGAAGGTGCGGATGCTGGGCGTGCGCGAGTCGGTGCGGACCAGCTCGATATAGGTATTCGGGTTCAGGTTGAAGTCAATGTCGCGCAGCGACTGATTTATCTCGTCTATCGTGTCGCAAATGGCCTCGTGTTGCGTTTCCAGCGACTGGCAGTAGTCGGTCAGCGCCTTGGTCACGCCCCGGTTGAACTCGTCGCGGAAGCGGGTTTCCAGCTCCGCCAGCTGCTCGTTGCGGATTTGCGCGTAGCGGTCCAGGTATTCGGCCAGCTGGTCCATTTCATTGCGTAGCTCGCGGGTGTCGCTGTGCCAGTCCGTGAACTTGCTCAGCACCTCCTCGCCCGGCAGTAAAAAGCCCCGCATGGCCTCCCGAATGGCTTTTTCCTGCGTTTCCTTGTCCCGATGCAAGTCGGCTAACTGTTGCGCTATCGTGCGTTCCAGCTGCTGCTTTTGCCCGAAAAACTGCTCATACGTCAGCGCCTCCCGCACGGGCTCCGTCAGGGCGGCCAGGCTGGCGGCGGGCGTGGCTAGGTCAGCCGCGTCGAAGGTTGCGACCAGGTCCTGCTGCTGCCGTTGCTCCGCCGTCAGGGCCTGGAGGCTCTTCTCCGTGTCCTTGAACTCGTCGCGGGTGCGCTCCCGGTCTTTACCCAGTTTATCAATAGCTTGCCGGAGCGCGGCCAGCTGTTCTTTCAGCGTTTTAAGCGATGCATTTTTGTTTTCCAACTCCTCTTTTTGCCGCGTCAGCTGCGTAATGTGGTGCGCGTCGGCCTGCCAGTCCAGCTTCGGAAACTGGTTGAAAAGCAGGAAAGCATCCTGGTCCTTTTCGCGTTTCGCCGCGCGTTCCAGTTCTTGGTCTATTCGCCGCAAATTGCTTTCCGCCTGGCTGATAGCCGCGCTCAACTCGCGGCCCCGGCGCTGGTATTCGCGCAATAATTCGCGGTTGTCCCAGCCCAGAATGTGGTGGTGGGCGGCCGAGTCGTCGCGCTCGTGCCGGTTTTTATGGCGAATAAGGCCCGACGGCAGCACCGCCTTGTCGGCCCGCTCGAACGTGGCGAAATCCTCGGTGCAGACGTAGCCGAACCGCGCCGCTACGGCGTTTTCTGCCCAGACCGCAAACGGGCTTTTGGGGTTGAAATCGAGCTTAGCCACCACCGTCCGCGCATCCGGGAAAATCGGCCGGGGCGTTTTGTCCTCCACCCGGTGAAACACGACTTTGCCGCGCAGGTCGCGCTCGTGATGCACGTGCGCCCGCACCGCCGCGTACAGATGCTCCGGCACCAGCAGGTCGCGCCCGAAGCTGTGCAGCAGCTTTTCGAGCGCCTCGTTCCACACGGATTTTTCCTCGGGCTTCACCTGCATGATTTCGGCCACGAACGGAATATCGACCGGACTAGCCCCTACCGCGTCCAGGATTTCCTGCCGGATATCGGCTACCCGGCCCGTTACCTTGCCCGTGCTTTTTTGCAGCTGCGCCACGTCGGCTTCCAGCCACTCAAAAGCAGTTTTTTGCGCGTCGTGGGCCGTGCGAGCGGCGTATTTCTGCTCCCCGAGCTGCTGCTGAAGCGCCTGCGTGGCCTGGCGGGCCGCCCCGGCCTGGGCAATGTTGGCCTCGAATAGGCCTGCGTCGGGGTCGGCCACCAGCTCCAATTGCCGGGCCAGGCGATTGTAGCTGTTCAGGGCCTGCTCTTTGGTGCTTTTGCTCTTTTCCAGCTCGCGAACCTGGCGCTCCAGCTCCTTTATTTCGCGGCCAATCTGGTCGTTGTCAATCTGCCCGGCCAGCCGAACGCGCTGCTCATCGGCGGTTTCCAGGTCGGCTTCCTGCTGGGCCAGCAGCCCGCCGAGGCGGTCCAGCTCCCGGTCGAGGCGGGCGGTTTCGGCCGTCCAGAGGCGAATTTGCTGCTGCGCAAACCACGGTTCCAGCCGCCGTTCGTCTTCCTGCGTCTGGCGCAGCCGCTGTTGCAAGTCCTCGTATTCGTGGTTGCGCTCATGTACGGGCCGCAGCAGGGCGAGCTGGGTTTTGGCTTTTTCCAGCGCCCGGTGGGCCAGCAGCAGGGTCTGGTAGTTGCCCATCAGCTTGCTGAATTCGACTTCGGCGGTGCTTTCCTCCAGCATATTGGTCCGAATAAAATCGTCCAGGTTGCCGATTACCTTCATGCCTACTGTCTGGTTGAAAAGCGTCAGGGCCTTTTCCTTCATGCCAAACAGCCGCCGAAACGCTGCCGCGTAGGGTGCAAACGTGGGAAAGTCCTCCACTGCGCCCGGCGCAAACTGCTTCTTCAACCCATTCACCCACGGCGTGCTGGTGCCAAAGGCAATGTGGTCGGCAATGTTCAGTTCGGCTTTGGCCACCAAAAACTTGCGTTGCATCCCGCCCGTGCCGAACCACCGCACCTGCACCAGCGTGATGGGCAAGCTGTGCGGATTGGTGAACACGCCGAGCAGGATGGAGTAGGTCTGCCGCTGGTGGGGCCGCAGCTTTTCGGGCTTGGTGTTCTGCTTTTCCTCGTCCTGGGTGCGGCCGTAGTGGCCCTCCACGTACGATTCTTCGCTGCGCCCGCTCCGGCTTTCGGCCCCCGACGACTGGTTGAAAAACCGCTTCGTGTGGTTTACCAGCAGCGCCAGCAGGCCATCCACGAGGGTGGTTTTGCCCGAGCCGTTGCTGCCCGTTAGCAACGTGTTTTGCCCATCGGGCACCAGCCGCCAGATATCCTGGCCGCCGTCGCCCTCGTGAAACGTGCCCCAGTTGAACACCTCCAGCAGCTTGAGCCGGTAGCCCGCCGGCCCGGCCACCGCCTCAAACAGACTCGGCATGGTTTCGCAGTTTTTCTAAAAATTCACTCAGTTTTTCGAGGCTGATTTTAGCCTTCAGCAGCGGCTTCACCTCGTAGCGCGTCTGGTCGGGGTGAAGGTCGCCCTTGTGCGTCATTTTGAGGAAGCCGTGCTCCGTCAGCCGCTCAATAATAGCATCCAGCTTATTCAAAAAGGCTTTTTGGTTGGGCTGCTGCCGGAAAAATAGCTCCACCCGCTCGCGCAGCTGCTCGCGGGTGGCAAACAGGTGTGGGCTGGCGGCGTGGGCGCTGCTTTCGTGCTCCTCCAGCCATTCGCGCAGCACCACGCCCAGCAACGCCTGCTCGTAGCTGAGCGGCACCCGGCGCAGCAGGCGCAGGGGTGGGGTAGGGTCATCGTCGGCCGGTTCGGGCTGGGTAAGGCGGGCGTAGCCATCGGCCCGGTTCAGGTCGAGCACCATTCCCAGCTGCGCAAAATGCGCCCGCACGGCCGCCTCGTGCGTTTCCAGCTGCTGCCAGTGCGCGCGGTCGTCGGTATCGTAAAGGGCGTGGCTTTGCAGCAGCTTGATGATGACGGAGGCGTAGGGGGCGGGCATGGAGGTAGGGGGAATTGATGAGGTGATAATGGATTTGTAATCAGAGATTTATACAAAGAGAACGGTCATGCTCATCTGGCGTCCGCTTGTCGAAGCATCTCTACCGCGTCGCTGTAATGGCATTGATTACTTGCGCGGTAGAGATGCTTCGACAAGCGGACGCCAGATGAGCATGACCGTTCTGATAGTTTCGTTTAACTCCATTTAGCCACCTAGCGGCAAAAAATAACCTCGGGAAATTCGCACCAGCGCCCGTCGCCGAGGTCAAAAATATCCTTTTGCTGCCGGTTGATGAGGTGTTTGGGCGAATTGGCCGCGATGCTGCCGTAGGCCATCAGCTCGGGCACGCCGTGCCGCAGGGCGTGGGCGGCCACCACCTGCCGCAGCGTTATCTGGCTCTGGTCGCGCAATAGGGCGCTGATGTTGGCGGCGAGGCGGGCCTTGTCCACCACGCGCGGGCTTACCAGGGCTGCCAGCTCGGGCTCTTCGGGCCGGGCCACGGCCAGCACGCGGGGCACAATGGCACTTTCGCGCTCCTTGAGGGCCACCGTGCTTTCGGTGGTGAGGTAATCGGCGCGGCCCTCCAGCTCCAGAAAAGCCGGGTCGGTGGGTGGATTATCCATCACGGCGAAGGCCAGCGCCCGAATGTCGTGGATGAGCGCCAGCGACTTGCGCCGGTCGCGCAGGTTTTTTTCCGAAAGTATCTTTTCCAGCTTGCGGGCCAGGGCATAAAACGAGTCGTTCACCTTGCGCCCCTCGCCGAGCAGGTACGGGCGGATTTTGCGCAGAAACTCGTCGCCGGTTTCCAGGCCCCGGTCGGTCAGTAGCTCAAACACCTGGCGCACCAGTGCATCCAGCTCGGCGCGCTGCCGGGGGTCGTTCAGGTGCCGGTAAAACGCCTCGAAGCTGCGGCCCTGGGCCGTGAGGCGCAGCTCGTCGAGGGCATCGAGGGCCAGACCTAGCAGGCCGCCCTTGGTGTGGCCAGCCGCCGCCTGCTGCTGGTAGATGCGCTGAGTAATGTCCCGAAAATTGCCCTCTACCTCCCGAAAATCGCGTAGCAGGCCCCGCGCCACGCCGCTCACCGTCTGGTAGCGCTCCGCGACTTCGTAATCCTCGTAGGTGCGCACGGTTTTGGTCAGCTTCAGCTCCCGAATCTGCGCGTCGAGGGCGCTGCGTTGCTTTTCCAGCTCGGCCAGCCGGGCCTGCCAGTCGTCGGCCGAGTTTTGCACCAGCTCGCGCAGCTTCTGCAAAATATCCAGAAACCGCGACTCGGTGCCCACGAACGTGGGCTTGTGCAGCAGCGACTGCACCCAATCGAGCACGCTTTCCAGCTCGGGCGTAAGGGTATGCTGGTCAGCGCCTTGCTCATCAGTGTAAAGCGTGAGGTAGCCCTTGCGCACCCAGTCGCGCAGCAGCCGGGCCGCCCGCTCGGCCCACGACAGGCCCAGCGTCGGCAGGTCGCCTGCGTCGTCGTCCCCGCGCACGTCCCAGGTTTCCAGAAAGTCGGCCAGCTGCCCGGCCAGCCAGTCGTTGGCCCGCACCGGCGCGTAGCTGCCCGCCTTAAAATTCTCCTGCAAAAAGCACAGCACCAGCGCCGCCTCGTGGCTGCGCAGTACCCGCACCGCCGCCGGGGCGCGGTCGGCGCTGAAGAGGCCGCGGTAGAGGGGGTAGGACATGGGGGTAAAAAGAGGAGTAATAATAGACCAAAATTATAAGAAGTGCTGAATCTCTACCCTGAAGACAGCTATTTGCCCGTGCGACGCAAATCTTGTTGAACGCTGGTAAGAAGCTGCTTGGCGCTGGTGGTTCTAGTGCGTTTCGGTAACAAATAAACAGCCGTCAGTTTGCTGACCGCTTCTATATTAGCTTGATTCACGCGGCACCAATGTTGAACTGCCGCATTAGCCGCGTGCTCGACGCGGGCGGCGGCCGCTGGCGCTTTAGGCTCCGCCTCGCCGCAGGCAAGCCAGTCAAGAATTTCTACATCCGACTTATCATCAGGTAATTGGTTCTTAATATCGTAGCAAATCAACTGCTTTTGCTCACGGTACCGAATAAGCACCACGATGCGCGGGCGGGTCTCACTATAGACGCGGGCGCTGAGTAAGTGGTCGGTTAGCCCGATGGCTCGGCTACGATGCCGCTCCAGCGTAGCATTGTGCGTGAGAAATGACTTGGCTCCCAACCCGCCAATTTCGGATAGAAAATCATCCTGCCATACGAAGTCGGTGGCAGCCACATCGCCCGCGAGCGGAATATCGAGCTGCGCGGCCGTAGTGTAAACCGTTGAGCCCATGATACCTTTGGATTTCTCGTGCCGCTGGGTAATGCGTTCAAACAACTGGCGGATGGTGTGTGCCGCGCGGCTTGAGTTGGCATCGGCCGCTATGATAGTAGGGACCAGAGTGTACACGTATACCTCGCGGCTGGGGTCAGTCGTCAGGCGCAACACCCGCCCTACGCGCTGAAAAAGCACGTCGGCCCCACCCGGCGGGTCATAGTTGACGATGGTAGCGCAGTCTTGGAGGTTGATGCCAAGGCCATCAGCGTCAGTGCATACCAGCACGTCGTACTTGCCCGGTCCTGGCTGGTCGTGCGAATTGGGCGAAAAGTCTACCAGCACTTCCCGGCGCTGGGCGCTGGATTTCAGCTTGGGAGTATTTTTGCTTTTTTCCACGGTGCAGCCAACGCGCACCACGTCTGCAAACAACTGCTGCAAAGCATCTTGCAAATACAAAGCGGTAGAAAGTCGGTTGACAAACACCACTACCTTGCCCCCTCCTTGCTGGCAGTGATACCGCACTATATGCGCAAGCTCTTGGTATTTAGCATCTTCTGCAATAGAGAGGTGCTGAATGGCTGCTAGGATAGGGACTAGCTGCCGGCGACGCTCATCGGCGCTCAGAATCAACGCCTGCTTGAATACCTTGGTGCGCGGTTTGCCCCGGCCGTTCGCCGTTGAGTCGCCCCGGCTGCCATCGGCTCCGCGCGACGATAGATTTTGCCGCAACGAGATAAGCGCGGCGGCCGGCGAGCTAAGCCAACTGCCAATGGTGGTATTATAAACCGAGTCGGTTAGGCCCTGCTTGGTTTGCAGGGCCTCATCGTCAAAAAAGGATTGCCGGACCTTGTATTGCTGGTCGAAGCAGCGCGTATCCACCGCGCGTTCCCAATCCGGCTGCATAGGTAGCTGGTATGGTACCGTGCGCAGTTTGAGTACGGCCGGCAAATAGCGCCGCTCGTGCTCGAACTGGATATATGTGCGGTCCTGCTCGTCCACATCGCCGCGTTCCCTGGCCATTTTCAGAACGTGGGGCAGGCCGAGTACCGTAACCAGGGGCAGGCTACCAAACTTGGCGGCGCTGGTGATTTTCCAAGGCTGGATGCCATCGGGCGAGGTATCGTTAGGGGGTAATAGCCGCAACAAGCTATTGAGATTTTGGAGGCTGGTGCCATAAATAGTTGCGGTAAGCAAAACTACCCGAGCCCCCGCCGCCAGCAGCGGCCGAAGGCGCTCGTACACCCGGCTGGTACGCTTATCCGACTCATCAACCAGCAATTGGTTGCGATAAAAATGGGCCTCATCAATTAGGAGTAGCGTATGGCGGTCGGCTTGCCGCAGCTCTTTATCCAGATTATAAATATGGTGATTAACCTGCTCCGATTTTTCCAGGAAAATTACCTGCGGCGTAAAAAATTTGTACAGCACATCGCGGCCATCCAGCTGCTGTGCCCATTCTGGTTGTACCCCGCGGGGCGCAATCAGAATAGTACGGCTAATGATTTTATCGGCTTGTAGGTGGGCGGCTATCTCAGCGCCGATAATTGTTTTGCCGAGCCCGGTAGCCGCTACAATAAGAGCCCCGCCAAACGCCCGCTCCTGCCGCAGGGCGCGGGCGATAACGCCCCGTTGGTAAAATACTGGTGCGTAGGCCCCTGCCCTTTTGGGTAATTCGGGTAGGTGGTCGAGCGAGGCCAGTATTTTTAAATATGCGTCAAAAGGCTCGGCCAGCAAGCACCACTTTTCCAGGCGCTCTAGTAGTTCCTGCAACAGGTCGCGGGCTTCGGCGGCGATGTCATCATACCACTTGACCAGGGCGTGAACCTGTATTTTGTCGTGGCTGGCACTGGCTTGCTCCGCCGAAATTACGAGGCCCCGGTAAGTGTAGTTGCAGGAGCCATGCCAGGCCGTTTACTCATCAATTAAATAGATTTTGCAATGAAATGGTACCTGCATAGACCGCACCTCCCGAATAAAAAACTGGCCGGATTTTATGCGGATAACTAAGTCAAGCATGGCTGGCATCAGGTCTGCCTCACATTGCCCCAGCTCAGTTAGTATTTCATCAACTACTGCCTCATACGCACTTCCCTCTTCCGACCGTCCCACCAAGATGCGCAGCTGCGCCGAATCCCGCATAAACTCCCTTCCCAGCTTGTAGCCGCGCAACGTGAAGTAAGCCGTAGCAATACGCACTACTTGCTGGGCGGCGGGGAAAAAATGCTTAACGAAAACTAGCCCTACCCCTGCGCCTGCTCCATACGCGGGCTGGTCGGCCGCATCGTAACCCAATAAAAAATGTTCCTTGAGGTCCAAAAGAGTAGCGGCTAAAAAGCTTCATTGTCACAGCAAGCCACCAAATTATTCCTTTTTATTCAAGATGTCAGCCATGCCAATAATTCGGCACTCAGGGAACATCGCAAATATCCGGTCTGCGAATCAATATCGGTAGCCGCCGACGTGTCGTGATTACTAGTTTGTTGCCCCACCCGAATATAGGAAACCCCGCCCCGGATAACCTGCGGCCCCGCGCCGCCCGCCCCCACCAGCGGCCGCGTAAACTCGCCCTCCACGGCCGTTTCTTCCCCTGCCTGGGGGTAGAGCAGCCGCACCCGCGTGGCCTCAAAATGATGCGCGTAGGCGAATAGCTGACGCAAATCATTCTCGGCATGATAACCGTTGGGCCGCTTCCACTTGGCATCCAGAATGAGGCTGCCGTGGGTGGGGTG
The genomic region above belongs to Hymenobacter psoromatis and contains:
- a CDS encoding helicase-related protein, with amino-acid sequence MQELLERLEKWCLLAEPFDAYLKILASLDHLPELPKRAGAYAPVFYQRGVIARALRQERAFGGALIVAATGLGKTIIGAEIAAHLQADKIISRTILIAPRGVQPEWAQQLDGRDVLYKFFTPQVIFLEKSEQVNHHIYNLDKELRQADRHTLLLIDEAHFYRNQLLVDESDKRTSRVYERLRPLLAAGARVVLLTATIYGTSLQNLNSLLRLLPPNDTSPDGIQPWKITSAAKFGSLPLVTVLGLPHVLKMARERGDVDEQDRTYIQFEHERRYLPAVLKLRTVPYQLPMQPDWERAVDTRCFDQQYKVRQSFFDDEALQTKQGLTDSVYNTTIGSWLSSPAAALISLRQNLSSRGADGSRGDSTANGRGKPRTKVFKQALILSADERRRQLVPILAAIQHLSIAEDAKYQELAHIVRYHCQQGGGKVVVFVNRLSTALYLQDALQQLFADVVRVGCTVEKSKNTPKLKSSAQRREVLVDFSPNSHDQPGPGKYDVLVCTDADGLGINLQDCATIVNYDPPGGADVLFQRVGRVLRLTTDPSREVYVYTLVPTIIAADANSSRAAHTIRQLFERITQRHEKSKGIMGSTVYTTAAQLDIPLAGDVAATDFVWQDDFLSEIGGLGAKSFLTHNATLERHRSRAIGLTDHLLSARVYSETRPRIVVLIRYREQKQLICYDIKNQLPDDKSDVEILDWLACGEAEPKAPAAAARVEHAANAAVQHWCRVNQANIEAVSKLTAVYLLPKRTRTTSAKQLLTSVQQDLRRTGK
- a CDS encoding ATP-binding protein → MPSLFEAVAGPAGYRLKLLEVFNWGTFHEGDGGQDIWRLVPDGQNTLLTGSNGSGKTTLVDGLLALLVNHTKRFFNQSSGAESRSGRSEESYVEGHYGRTQDEEKQNTKPEKLRPHQRQTYSILLGVFTNPHSLPITLVQVRWFGTGGMQRKFLVAKAELNIADHIAFGTSTPWVNGLKKQFAPGAVEDFPTFAPYAAAFRRLFGMKEKALTLFNQTVGMKVIGNLDDFIRTNMLEESTAEVEFSKLMGNYQTLLLAHRALEKAKTQLALLRPVHERNHEYEDLQQRLRQTQEDERRLEPWFAQQQIRLWTAETARLDRELDRLGGLLAQQEADLETADEQRVRLAGQIDNDQIGREIKELERQVRELEKSKSTKEQALNSYNRLARQLELVADPDAGLFEANIAQAGAARQATQALQQQLGEQKYAARTAHDAQKTAFEWLEADVAQLQKSTGKVTGRVADIRQEILDAVGASPVDIPFVAEIMQVKPEEKSVWNEALEKLLHSFGRDLLVPEHLYAAVRAHVHHERDLRGKVVFHRVEDKTPRPIFPDARTVVAKLDFNPKSPFAVWAENAVAARFGYVCTEDFATFERADKAVLPSGLIRHKNRHERDDSAAHHHILGWDNRELLREYQRRGRELSAAISQAESNLRRIDQELERAAKREKDQDAFLLFNQFPKLDWQADAHHITQLTRQKEELENKNASLKTLKEQLAALRQAIDKLGKDRERTRDEFKDTEKSLQALTAEQRQQQDLVATFDAADLATPAASLAALTEPVREALTYEQFFGQKQQLERTIAQQLADLHRDKETQEKAIREAMRGFLLPGEEVLSKFTDWHSDTRELRNEMDQLAEYLDRYAQIRNEQLAELETRFRDEFNRGVTKALTDYCQSLETQHEAICDTIDEINQSLRDIDFNLNPNTYIELVRTDSRTPSIRTFREEQLKSWVPDLTLLDFTADPKEAQLVHFVAHIQPFITELQARENEKWRQQVTDVRNWSTFKAREYYRADKTLKSVYESSGSLSGGEGAQLAYTVLGAAIAHQFGIGRRAAQVARSFRFIVIDEAFSKLDEDKSKYLLNLCRSLGLQLMVVTPLTSLPLLEKDVEVIHWVTKGKPDTRKSVVVDVPIGRYGERKEALLAESEAEEAAAHD
- a CDS encoding DUF3375 family protein codes for the protein MSYPLYRGLFSADRAPAAVRVLRSHEAALVLCFLQENFKAGSYAPVRANDWLAGQLADFLETWDVRGDDDAGDLPTLGLSWAERAARLLRDWVRKGYLTLYTDEQGADQHTLTPELESVLDWVQSLLHKPTFVGTESRFLDILQKLRELVQNSADDWQARLAELEKQRSALDAQIRELKLTKTVRTYEDYEVAERYQTVSGVARGLLRDFREVEGNFRDITQRIYQQQAAAGHTKGGLLGLALDALDELRLTAQGRSFEAFYRHLNDPRQRAELDALVRQVFELLTDRGLETGDEFLRKIRPYLLGEGRKVNDSFYALARKLEKILSEKNLRDRRKSLALIHDIRALAFAVMDNPPTDPAFLELEGRADYLTTESTVALKERESAIVPRVLAVARPEEPELAALVSPRVVDKARLAANISALLRDQSQITLRQVVAAHALRHGVPELMAYGSIAANSPKHLINRQQKDIFDLGDGRWCEFPEVIFCR
- a CDS encoding DUF4194 domain-containing protein, giving the protein MPAPYASVIIKLLQSHALYDTDDRAHWQQLETHEAAVRAHFAQLGMVLDLNRADGYARLTQPEPADDDPTPPLRLLRRVPLSYEQALLGVVLREWLEEHESSAHAASPHLFATREQLRERVELFFRQQPNQKAFLNKLDAIIERLTEHGFLKMTHKGDLHPDQTRYEVKPLLKAKISLEKLSEFLEKLRNHAESV
- a CDS encoding Wadjet anti-phage system protein JetD domain-containing protein; translation: MISLPELRAKALRRYPRVLRAHLAGEVLFPLLIPTDKTLDRGQGHEHIHAQQRELLAHAKNRTGHGYWLTTKLNRKTGQSEIKRVEFETLTDYLSFLNKAAEFAAFESNAALTAATVPALLLLPPLPPLLLDYAAEWPDLLLVCQYFQQHPQPNQYVRNLPLALPTKFIERHQSALRQLLDWLVPEHVRAEETDFFRRFHLLLEEPGIKLRFLDAAQRLHPAVSQCSLWASEFRQLNLASQRVFIIENLTTFLSFPPVSDAVAIWGGGFAVSLLAGADWLTTKQVLYWGDIDVHGFQILARLRAYYPAAQSLLMDTATFAAHHHGGQGGDFQPAELPQLTPTEQQLYHTLLRTNARLEQERLPLSCVAAGIEQAIARL